In Intestinibacillus sp. Marseille-P6563, a single genomic region encodes these proteins:
- a CDS encoding YjbQ family protein, with translation MAVYTHQKTYHTKAHMGMIDITEDFQAAVDDACAKTGMSSGIITGFTTGGVAGLTTLEFEPGMVHHDLKAAMDVFSPYTDETGRVIHYRHHETWHDDNGSSHIKAALLSPFITIPFVDGKITIGPWQNLTLVECDTRNRVRDVVFQVMGE, from the coding sequence ATGGCAGTTTATACGCATCAGAAAACCTATCACACCAAAGCCCATATGGGCATGATCGATATCACCGAAGATTTCCAGGCGGCTGTGGACGACGCTTGCGCCAAGACCGGCATGTCCTCCGGCATCATCACCGGATTTACGACCGGCGGCGTGGCGGGCCTGACCACCCTGGAATTTGAACCCGGTATGGTCCATCATGACCTCAAGGCGGCCATGGATGTCTTTTCTCCCTATACCGATGAAACCGGGCGGGTCATCCATTACCGCCATCACGAAACCTGGCACGATGACAATGGTTCTTCCCACATCAAGGCCGCGCTGCTCTCGCCGTTTATCACCATCCCGTTTGTGGACGGCAAGATCACCATTGGCCCCTGGCAGAACCTCACGCTCGTCGAATGCGATACCCGCAATCGGGTACGCGACGTCGTGTTCCAGGTCATGGGCGAATAA
- a CDS encoding formate--tetrahydrofolate ligase encodes MLTDIEIAQGCQMKPITEVAVAAGLDAADLELYGNYKAKLSAEVWKKTADKENGKLVLVTAINPTPAGEGKTTTTVGLGQAMAKLGKNAMIALREPSLGPVFGIKGGAAGGGYAQVVPMEDINLHFTGDMHAITAANNLLCAMLDNHMQQGNTLGIDPRRVIFTRVLDMNDRALRNITIGLGGKVNGVPREDHFMITVASEVMAILCLASDLEDLKKRFGDILVAYNYAGEPVYARDLKAEGAMTALMKDAIKPNLVQTLEGTPCLMHGGPFANIAHGCNSVQATKLALKLSDIAITEAGFGADLGAEKFMDIKCRKAGLAPDCVVLVATVRALKYNGGVAKADLNTPNVEALQKGICNLDAHLDNIAKFGVPCVVAINAFPTDTEEEMEFIRQHCAARGVRVALSEVFAGGGEGGKALAEEVLAVLDEGKANFHMLYEDALPLTEKIETIAKTIYGAEEVNILPAAAKELDNITKMGYGHLPVCMAKTQYSLSDDASKLGRPQGFAITVRSVRLAAGAGFVVCETGAIMTMPGLPKVPAAEKIDVDENGKITGLF; translated from the coding sequence ATGCTGACTGATATTGAGATCGCACAGGGCTGTCAGATGAAGCCCATTACCGAAGTGGCAGTCGCCGCAGGGCTGGATGCCGCGGATTTAGAATTATATGGAAACTATAAGGCCAAACTTTCGGCCGAAGTCTGGAAAAAGACCGCTGACAAGGAAAACGGTAAGCTGGTGCTCGTGACCGCCATCAACCCCACGCCCGCAGGTGAGGGCAAGACCACCACGACCGTCGGCCTGGGGCAGGCCATGGCAAAGCTGGGCAAAAACGCCATGATCGCGCTGCGCGAACCGTCGCTCGGGCCGGTGTTCGGCATCAAGGGCGGCGCTGCCGGCGGCGGTTATGCACAGGTGGTGCCTATGGAGGACATCAACCTGCACTTTACCGGCGACATGCACGCCATCACGGCAGCCAATAACCTGCTGTGCGCCATGCTCGACAACCACATGCAGCAGGGCAATACCTTGGGCATCGACCCGCGCCGTGTGATTTTCACCCGTGTGCTGGACATGAACGACCGCGCCCTGCGCAATATCACCATCGGTCTGGGCGGCAAGGTCAACGGCGTGCCGCGCGAAGACCACTTTATGATCACGGTCGCTTCTGAAGTCATGGCCATCCTGTGCCTGGCTTCCGACCTCGAAGACCTTAAAAAGCGCTTTGGCGACATTCTGGTCGCGTACAATTATGCCGGGGAACCGGTCTATGCCCGCGACCTCAAGGCCGAAGGTGCGATGACCGCCCTGATGAAGGATGCCATCAAGCCCAATCTGGTGCAAACGCTCGAAGGAACCCCCTGCCTGATGCACGGCGGCCCGTTCGCCAACATCGCCCACGGCTGCAATAGTGTGCAGGCGACCAAACTTGCGCTCAAATTGTCCGACATCGCCATCACCGAAGCCGGATTCGGCGCCGACCTGGGCGCGGAGAAGTTCATGGACATCAAGTGCCGCAAGGCCGGACTGGCTCCTGACTGCGTGGTACTGGTGGCGACCGTGCGCGCGCTCAAGTACAACGGCGGCGTCGCCAAGGCTGACCTGAACACCCCCAACGTGGAAGCGCTCCAAAAGGGCATTTGCAATCTGGACGCCCATCTGGACAACATCGCGAAGTTCGGTGTGCCGTGCGTGGTGGCTATCAACGCGTTCCCGACCGATACTGAGGAGGAAATGGAGTTCATCCGTCAGCATTGTGCGGCGCGCGGTGTGCGCGTGGCGCTCAGCGAAGTGTTCGCGGGGGGCGGCGAAGGCGGTAAGGCGCTGGCAGAGGAAGTGCTCGCCGTGCTGGACGAAGGCAAGGCAAACTTCCACATGCTATACGAGGACGCGCTGCCGCTGACCGAAAAGATCGAAACCATTGCCAAGACCATCTATGGCGCAGAGGAAGTCAACATTTTGCCGGCTGCTGCCAAGGAACTGGACAACATTACGAAGATGGGCTATGGCCACCTGCCCGTGTGCATGGCCAAGACCCAGTATTCGCTCTCGGACGATGCATCCAAGCTCGGCCGCCCGCAGGGCTTTGCCATCACCGTGCGTTCGGTCCGTCTGGCCGCGGGTGCCGGCTTTGTGGTGTGCGAGACCGGTGCGATTATGACCATGCCCGGCCTGCCCAAGGTGCCGGCCGCCGAGAAGATCGACGTCGACGAAAACGGCAAGATCACCGGCCTGTTCTAA
- the rfbA gene encoding glucose-1-phosphate thymidylyltransferase RfbA: MKGIVLAAGKGSRLYPMTRPICKPLLPVYDKPMIYYPIAVLMEAGIREILVIIPPGEEGPFYRLLGNGSQWGINISYEVQEKPRGIADAFLVGERFIGCDSVCLVLGDNIFHSLENDRIMSRAARELQEGATVFGYYVEDPRAFGVIEFDENGNALSIEEKPRFPKSHYIIPGMYFYDNQVVDIARSLQPSARGELEITDINLEYLRRDQLHVIQLDRDFTWLDAGTADNLLYAAQAVKEVQDHTGRYIACLEEIAFLRGYIDLDDLHRLAGKLGQTLYGQYLMCL; this comes from the coding sequence ATGAAGGGTATCGTTCTCGCCGCCGGTAAAGGCTCCCGCCTCTATCCGATGACTCGGCCGATCTGCAAACCGCTTTTGCCGGTATATGACAAACCCATGATCTACTATCCCATCGCTGTGCTGATGGAAGCTGGCATCCGGGAAATTTTAGTGATCATCCCCCCTGGCGAGGAAGGGCCGTTTTACCGACTGCTTGGCAACGGCTCCCAGTGGGGCATCAATATTTCTTATGAAGTGCAGGAAAAGCCGCGGGGCATTGCGGATGCTTTCCTGGTGGGTGAACGCTTCATCGGCTGCGACTCGGTCTGCCTGGTGCTGGGGGACAACATCTTCCACAGCCTGGAAAACGACCGCATCATGTCCCGTGCCGCGCGCGAACTGCAAGAAGGCGCAACCGTCTTCGGATATTATGTAGAGGACCCGCGCGCCTTTGGCGTGATTGAATTTGACGAAAACGGCAACGCGCTGTCGATCGAAGAAAAGCCGCGTTTTCCCAAGTCCCACTACATTATTCCGGGCATGTATTTTTATGATAATCAGGTGGTCGATATTGCCCGCTCGCTCCAGCCTTCGGCGCGCGGCGAATTGGAGATCACAGACATCAATCTGGAGTACTTACGGCGTGACCAGCTGCATGTCATCCAGCTGGACCGCGATTTCACCTGGCTGGACGCCGGTACGGCCGACAATCTGCTGTATGCCGCGCAGGCGGTCAAGGAGGTCCAGGACCATACCGGGCGTTATATCGCCTGCCTGGAGGAGATCGCTTTTCTACGGGGGTATATTGATTTGGACGATCTGCACCGTTTGGCGGGGAAATTGGGGCAGACATTATATGGACAATATTTGATGTGTTTGTGA
- a CDS encoding FtsW/RodA/SpoVE family cell cycle protein, translating into MRAFRSIGHYFRHTDLYLLFVALCCSAFGAVLVYSATRTMDDPNRYVIVQLASVAIGVIMFILMSLFDLEDMSRYWKWFVLVNIALQLLLFPFGTSEGGNNSWLRFGPVGIQPGEIGKVIFIFTFAAHVAHEFDRLNHWRTLLGLGIHMMIIAGAVIVPSHDAGVALSYVFIFIIMLFGAGLSLKWFVGGAVVLLASIPFLWQMISGFRLTRILVLFDPSINEEVAWHTEKSKLAIGAGQIFGSGFLQGNQMQHSNFPGKHTDFIFSVAGEEFGLIGCLLILALLCLLILRLFYVSFTANSTFSSVLTIGIAGMFLSQTFENILMCIGMFPVVGITLPLFSYGGSSVITMYAALGIAAGVRMREKPSWLKR; encoded by the coding sequence GTGCGCGCTTTTCGCTCGATCGGCCATTATTTTCGGCACACCGATCTATATCTTTTGTTTGTAGCCTTATGCTGTTCTGCCTTTGGCGCGGTCCTGGTCTATTCGGCGACCCGCACCATGGATGACCCCAATCGATATGTCATCGTCCAGCTGGCCTCGGTCGCCATTGGCGTCATCATGTTCATCCTGATGAGTCTGTTCGACCTGGAGGATATGTCACGATACTGGAAATGGTTCGTGCTTGTCAACATCGCCCTACAACTTTTGCTGTTCCCCTTTGGTACGAGCGAAGGCGGCAACAACAGCTGGCTGCGTTTTGGACCGGTCGGCATCCAGCCGGGCGAAATCGGCAAGGTGATTTTTATTTTCACTTTTGCGGCCCATGTGGCGCACGAATTTGACCGACTTAACCACTGGCGCACCCTTTTAGGGCTGGGCATCCATATGATGATCATTGCGGGCGCGGTCATCGTGCCGTCGCACGACGCCGGTGTTGCGTTGTCGTATGTATTCATCTTTATTATTATGTTGTTTGGCGCCGGTCTGAGCCTGAAATGGTTTGTTGGTGGGGCGGTTGTGCTGCTGGCGTCCATCCCCTTCCTGTGGCAAATGATTTCCGGTTTCCGTCTGACCCGCATTTTGGTACTATTTGACCCTTCGATCAACGAAGAGGTTGCCTGGCACACCGAAAAAAGCAAGCTGGCCATTGGCGCCGGTCAGATCTTTGGCTCGGGATTTTTGCAGGGCAACCAGATGCAGCACTCCAACTTCCCCGGTAAGCATACCGACTTTATCTTTTCGGTCGCAGGCGAGGAATTTGGCCTGATCGGCTGCCTGCTGATTCTGGCGCTGCTGTGTTTGCTCATCCTGCGTCTGTTCTATGTCAGCTTTACGGCAAACAGCACGTTTTCGTCGGTGCTGACCATCGGTATCGCGGGTATGTTCCTCAGCCAGACGTTCGAGAACATCCTGATGTGCATCGGTATGTTCCCGGTCGTCGGCATCACACTGCCGCTGTTTTCGTATGGCGGTTCGTCGGTCATCACCATGTATGCCGCGCTCGGCATTGCTGCCGGTGTGCGTATGCGTGAAAAGCCAAGTTGGCTCAAACGATAG
- a CDS encoding stage V sporulation T C-terminal domain-containing protein: MEIYTDRDGEVIFKKYSPMGELGSFVGELAEALSRTAGMSCAICDRDAVIAAAGGAKKDIFEKAISSDLEMLMEQRHIYEHDGTDQAIHVSSNDPYAVVVAAPIISEGDVTGCVAFLSENGQEHATEVESKLSQTAANFLSKHVTM, from the coding sequence TTGGAGATTTACACCGACCGCGATGGTGAGGTGATCTTCAAGAAATATTCCCCCATGGGGGAACTGGGTTCCTTTGTCGGGGAACTGGCCGAAGCCCTCAGCCGCACGGCTGGTATGTCCTGCGCAATCTGTGACCGGGATGCGGTCATTGCGGCAGCAGGCGGCGCAAAAAAAGATATTTTTGAAAAAGCCATTTCTTCCGACCTGGAAATGCTCATGGAACAGCGCCACATTTATGAACACGACGGCACCGACCAGGCCATCCATGTTTCGTCGAACGACCCGTATGCGGTCGTGGTCGCAGCCCCGATCATTTCGGAAGGCGATGTGACCGGCTGCGTTGCTTTCCTTTCGGAAAACGGACAGGAACACGCCACCGAGGTCGAATCCAAACTCAGCCAGACGGCGGCGAACTTCCTTTCCAAGCATGTCACCATGTGA
- a CDS encoding LTA synthase family protein, with the protein MIMAKSFWKKYGMLFISLIYTAVLLNYLSVERIINTQIFGPFVFFCAALIVSRLIPSTGTLGLRHIRWVTSLFFCGFLTHFYLSLMSSGAFYARLKFIGLLNVLFHTAVYILLYFGTDSLRKAIAIGSGIFGVLGIANHYVWLFRGTAISVEDLSSIRTAAGVASNYDYTPDQYIILLGLLLLLWTITLYRLGGDEYTRGRRIKFKQASALACVLLFGCLPFVGYGEYYQENSNAFNYDLYFASNLATLCQKSGSQIPEYYSAKAVETIADQSAAARAEQTEQTEAGVQPNIIAIMSESYGDLRVLGDFETNIPVTPFMDSLKEDENAITGYAYASIFGSKTANSEFEFLTSDSVLFIPNTIVYLHYFDDITNYDSMVSVLKAQGYTTAAIHPWLRAGWNRPAVYSKMGFDETTFLEDLDDVDYYRLYPSDEYSFSLIRDRFENKEEDEKLFIMNITMQNHSGYEGDGNGYEQTVSITGHEGEFPKTELYLSEQHESDRALEELVTYFANYDEPTIIVFFGDHQPNLDDTFYEWVNPNLSTDINERMKKYMVPFFIWANYDIEQQTDVRTSINYLAPMVLQTAGLQMSDYQSYLLEQSKTWPVVCAQGVYDNTGAYHTTTEALQNSSVLRDYQDLTINHTVDWENTLRSFFTVGEPVTTSKDASAAEE; encoded by the coding sequence ATGATTATGGCAAAGAGCTTCTGGAAAAAATATGGGATGCTTTTTATCTCCCTCATTTACACGGCTGTTTTACTTAATTACCTGTCGGTCGAGCGCATCATCAATACGCAGATCTTTGGACCGTTCGTGTTCTTCTGCGCGGCGCTGATCGTCAGCCGGTTGATCCCCTCAACCGGCACGCTCGGACTGCGCCACATCCGTTGGGTAACGTCCCTGTTCTTCTGCGGTTTTTTGACCCATTTCTATTTGAGTCTCATGTCTTCGGGTGCGTTTTATGCCCGTCTGAAGTTCATCGGCCTGCTCAACGTGCTGTTCCATACCGCGGTGTACATCCTGCTGTACTTCGGCACCGACTCGCTGCGTAAGGCGATCGCCATCGGCAGCGGTATCTTCGGTGTGCTGGGTATTGCCAACCACTATGTTTGGCTGTTCCGCGGCACGGCAATCAGTGTAGAAGACCTTTCGTCGATCCGCACGGCTGCCGGCGTGGCCAGCAATTACGATTACACCCCGGACCAGTACATCATCCTGCTCGGTCTGCTGCTTTTGCTATGGACCATCACGCTGTACCGCCTGGGCGGTGACGAATATACCCGTGGCCGGCGCATCAAGTTCAAGCAGGCTTCGGCACTGGCTTGTGTCCTGCTGTTCGGCTGTCTGCCCTTTGTCGGCTATGGCGAATACTATCAGGAAAACTCCAATGCTTTTAACTATGATCTGTATTTTGCCAGCAACCTGGCAACCCTCTGCCAGAAGAGCGGCTCGCAGATCCCGGAATACTATTCGGCCAAGGCGGTCGAGACCATTGCCGACCAGTCGGCAGCGGCTCGCGCTGAGCAGACCGAACAGACCGAAGCGGGCGTACAGCCCAATATCATCGCCATCATGAGCGAATCGTATGGCGACCTGCGTGTGCTGGGCGATTTTGAAACCAATATCCCGGTCACCCCGTTCATGGACTCCCTCAAGGAGGACGAGAACGCCATCACCGGCTACGCCTATGCGTCTATTTTTGGTTCCAAGACCGCAAACTCGGAATTTGAGTTCCTCACCAGCGACTCGGTGCTGTTCATTCCGAACACCATCGTATATCTGCATTACTTTGATGACATCACCAACTATGACTCCATGGTTTCGGTCCTCAAGGCACAGGGCTACACCACGGCGGCCATTCATCCCTGGTTGCGTGCCGGCTGGAACCGTCCGGCGGTTTACAGCAAGATGGGCTTTGATGAGACCACCTTCCTGGAAGATTTGGATGATGTGGATTATTACCGTCTCTATCCGTCGGATGAATACTCCTTCAGCCTCATCCGCGACCGCTTTGAAAACAAGGAAGAGGACGAAAAGCTGTTCATCATGAACATCACCATGCAGAACCACAGCGGCTACGAAGGCGATGGCAACGGCTATGAACAGACCGTATCCATCACCGGGCATGAGGGCGAGTTCCCCAAGACCGAGCTGTATCTGTCCGAACAGCACGAAAGTGACCGGGCGCTCGAAGAACTGGTTACATACTTTGCAAACTATGACGAGCCGACCATCATCGTGTTCTTCGGCGACCATCAGCCCAACCTCGACGATACGTTCTATGAATGGGTCAACCCCAATCTCTCGACCGACATCAACGAGCGCATGAAGAAGTACATGGTTCCGTTCTTCATCTGGGCGAACTACGACATCGAGCAGCAGACCGATGTACGCACCAGCATCAACTATCTGGCGCCCATGGTCCTGCAAACTGCTGGCTTGCAGATGAGCGACTATCAGAGCTACCTGCTCGAGCAGAGCAAGACCTGGCCGGTCGTTTGTGCCCAGGGTGTCTATGACAACACGGGTGCTTATCACACCACCACCGAAGCGCTCCAGAACTCCAGCGTTCTGCGCGACTATCAGGACCTGACCATCAACCATACGGTCGACTGGGAGAACACCCTGCGTTCGTTCTTTACCGTTGGGGAGCCGGTGACGACTTCCAAGGACGCTTCGGCTGCGGAGGAGTAA
- a CDS encoding stalk domain-containing protein yields the protein MKLSVNTAYEHTLACDMRAQVLHLSSLDDGIYIGPPDIVSEPDVTFAAPTDSTYKAKESVSNTNAVVVSKVVKPSGVSVSKMGVILYNGAASNAAVLKKYSESVSNVSNSTTTYHSWFDINKELGVTLSPGTSYSYQFFGVFDGFEVKGDRRTLRTTGSTTPAHYQITCKQSDWASVSWWYEPGKPIGSMPSGFDKEGYTFVGWFTSPTGGKQVTESTIFNNTTDIILYPHYTKNTTVTEPEPEPEPEPEPEPEPEPEPVEDETYTVLFTDLRTMKTYGTYEVQNGDTYTIPSQSPTRDGYSFDGWYTASTGGTKITSSTIVNLTGDTTFYAHWIEVPTLLSTSITLQIGKPYMYIDGLKRTIDEQGTVPITRNDRTLLPVRAVVEAMGGTVGWEPLGEIVSLDLENKTLYLQIGHRMAWDSNGKYYYMDVAPITVNDRTMLPIRFIVEYFGGTVGWEESTQTVSVEYTPS from the coding sequence GTGAAGCTGAGCGTCAACACCGCGTATGAGCATACGCTGGCCTGCGACATGCGGGCGCAAGTGCTGCACCTTTCCAGCCTGGACGACGGCATCTATATTGGCCCTCCGGACATCGTATCGGAGCCGGATGTTACCTTTGCTGCGCCGACCGATTCGACCTACAAGGCCAAGGAGAGTGTTTCGAACACCAACGCGGTCGTTGTGTCCAAGGTGGTCAAGCCGTCGGGCGTCAGCGTCAGCAAGATGGGTGTCATTCTGTATAACGGTGCGGCTTCGAACGCAGCGGTACTCAAAAAATATAGTGAGTCGGTCAGCAACGTCAGCAATTCGACCACGACCTATCATTCGTGGTTCGATATCAACAAGGAGTTAGGCGTGACCCTATCGCCGGGCACCAGCTATTCCTACCAGTTCTTCGGCGTGTTTGACGGATTTGAAGTCAAGGGCGATCGGCGCACCCTGCGCACGACCGGCTCCACGACGCCGGCCCACTATCAAATCACTTGCAAACAGTCGGATTGGGCATCGGTTTCTTGGTGGTACGAACCGGGCAAACCGATCGGCTCCATGCCCTCAGGATTTGATAAAGAAGGCTATACCTTTGTCGGCTGGTTTACTTCGCCAACTGGCGGCAAACAGGTCACGGAATCCACAATTTTCAACAACACAACTGACATTATACTGTATCCGCACTACACCAAAAACACAACAGTGACAGAACCCGAGCCGGAGCCCGAACCCGAACCTGAGCCGGAACCGGAGCCGGAGCCCGAACCGGTGGAGGACGAAACCTACACCGTTCTGTTCACCGACCTGCGCACGATGAAGACCTACGGCACGTATGAAGTCCAGAACGGCGATACCTACACAATTCCTTCGCAGTCGCCCACGCGGGATGGCTACTCGTTTGATGGCTGGTACACAGCGAGCACCGGCGGCACCAAGATCACGTCGTCTACGATCGTAAACCTGACGGGCGATACGACCTTTTACGCGCACTGGATCGAAGTGCCCACCCTGTTGTCGACTTCGATCACGTTGCAGATCGGCAAGCCGTATATGTACATTGACGGCCTGAAACGAACCATTGACGAACAGGGGACGGTCCCCATCACCCGCAACGATCGCACCCTGTTGCCGGTACGCGCCGTTGTGGAGGCCATGGGCGGCACGGTCGGCTGGGAACCTCTTGGCGAGATTGTTTCGCTCGACCTGGAAAACAAGACGCTGTATCTGCAAATCGGCCACCGGATGGCATGGGACAGCAACGGAAAATACTACTATATGGATGTTGCGCCGATCACAGTTAACGACCGCACGATGCTGCCCATCCGGTTTATCGTCGAGTACTTCGGCGGTACAGTCGGTTGGGAAGAGAGCACGCAGACGGTCAGCGTCGAGTATACCCCATCTTGA
- a CDS encoding Na/Pi cotransporter family protein encodes MDIFNVLTLFGGLALFLFGMSVMGDGLEKSAGSKLKTILERLTSSPVKGFVLGLAVTAVIQSSSATTVMVVGFVNSGIMSLRQAIGIIMGANVGTTVTSWILSLSGIEGDSMFMQMLKPSSFSPVLAVIGIVLYLFVKNSKKKDIGAIPLGFAVLMFGMETMSGAVEPLKDVPEFTNILLLFSNPILGVLAGAALTAIIQSSSASVGILQALSATGSITFGSAIPIIMGQNIGTCATAMLSSIGANKNARRTAIVHLYFNIIGTIVFLALFYSLKAIFDFQFVNQPINQLGIAIVHTCFNLLTTAVMLPFAGVLERLACATIKDGQQVEDEFSLLDERLMVTPPVAIEQCRKLAVKMAEKSEMAMDKALSLIHNFDPEVYEFVRKTESRIDVYEDRIGTYLVSLSSRSLSQADSREVSRLLHTIGDFERISDHAVDVAKSAKEMNDKQIHFSEDAYAELKVIASAVRNVLHMSIESFNTGNIALAEQVEPLEQVVDHLRSTMKNRHIARLQNGDCTIELGFIFTDLLTGFERVSDHCSNIAACMIELQHGSYDTHEYLSRIKSGQDAEFVERYNEYLKEYALP; translated from the coding sequence ATGGATATTTTTAATGTACTAACTCTATTCGGCGGACTCGCACTCTTCCTCTTCGGCATGTCGGTCATGGGCGACGGCTTGGAGAAGAGCGCGGGCAGCAAACTCAAAACCATTTTGGAACGCCTGACTTCCAGTCCGGTCAAAGGCTTTGTCCTGGGCCTGGCGGTCACAGCGGTCATCCAATCCTCTTCGGCCACCACGGTTATGGTCGTCGGCTTTGTAAACTCTGGCATCATGAGCCTGCGGCAAGCCATCGGCATCATCATGGGTGCAAACGTGGGTACCACGGTCACCTCGTGGATTCTGAGCTTGTCCGGCATCGAAGGCGACAGCATGTTTATGCAGATGCTCAAGCCCTCGTCCTTCTCCCCGGTTCTGGCCGTCATTGGTATTGTGCTGTACCTGTTTGTCAAGAACAGCAAAAAGAAGGACATCGGCGCCATCCCGCTCGGCTTTGCCGTGCTGATGTTCGGCATGGAAACTATGAGCGGCGCGGTCGAACCGCTGAAGGATGTACCCGAATTTACCAACATCCTGCTGCTGTTCTCCAACCCGATTCTGGGCGTTCTGGCCGGCGCGGCGCTGACTGCCATCATTCAGTCTTCTTCTGCTTCGGTTGGTATCCTGCAAGCTCTTTCCGCAACCGGCAGCATCACGTTTGGCAGCGCTATCCCCATCATCATGGGCCAGAATATCGGTACCTGTGCGACCGCGATGCTCTCGTCCATTGGCGCGAACAAGAACGCTCGCCGTACTGCAATCGTGCATCTGTACTTTAACATCATCGGTACGATTGTCTTTTTGGCGCTGTTTTATTCGCTCAAGGCGATCTTTGATTTCCAGTTTGTCAACCAGCCCATCAACCAGCTGGGTATCGCCATCGTGCATACCTGCTTTAACCTTTTGACCACCGCAGTTATGCTGCCGTTTGCCGGCGTCCTCGAACGCCTGGCCTGTGCCACCATCAAGGACGGCCAGCAGGTCGAGGACGAATTTTCCCTGCTGGACGAACGTCTGATGGTCACCCCGCCGGTGGCAATCGAGCAGTGCCGCAAGCTGGCGGTCAAGATGGCCGAAAAGTCGGAAATGGCTATGGACAAGGCGCTTTCGCTCATCCATAACTTTGACCCCGAAGTGTACGAATTCGTCCGCAAGACCGAATCCCGTATCGACGTCTACGAAGACCGTATCGGGACCTATCTGGTCAGCCTGTCCTCGCGCAGCCTGTCCCAGGCGGACAGCCGGGAAGTTTCCCGCCTGCTGCACACCATTGGCGACTTTGAACGCATCAGTGACCATGCGGTCGACGTAGCCAAGTCGGCCAAGGAAATGAACGACAAGCAGATTCATTTTTCGGAAGACGCCTATGCAGAACTCAAGGTCATCGCTTCCGCGGTACGCAATGTATTGCATATGTCTATTGAAAGCTTCAACACAGGCAACATTGCGCTGGCCGAACAGGTCGAGCCGCTCGAACAGGTGGTTGACCATCTGCGCAGCACGATGAAGAACCGCCACATTGCCCGCCTGCAAAACGGCGACTGTACGATCGAACTGGGCTTTATCTTCACCGATCTGCTGACCGGTTTTGAACGGGTTTCTGACCACTGCTCCAACATCGCTGCCTGCATGATCGAATTGCAGCACGGCAGCTACGACACGCACGAATACCTCAGCCGCATCAAGAGCGGTCAGGATGCCGAGTTTGTCGAACGCTACAACGAATATCTCAAAGAATATGCTCTGCCGTAA